From the Comamonas odontotermitis genome, one window contains:
- a CDS encoding TetR/AcrR family transcriptional regulator translates to MPDLPQPRRIPRQSRSRALVDSILEATARVLSERGYAGTNTNLVAERAGVSVGSVYQYFPNKDSLITALHERHAVEMHAAMETVLARTPSLGLRAQLAAIVRAWVAAHQVAPELHRVLEKEFPFFDAPSDQSPADQSIHKCVRQLLEDHRNELVPQDLHLATWIILQSMESLIHAAVVPPGAPHPIEKTEQAIIDMLAGYLHGSSGERPRLKSPDSCRDA, encoded by the coding sequence ATGCCTGACTTGCCGCAACCCCGGCGTATTCCTCGCCAGAGCCGTTCTCGCGCCTTGGTGGATTCCATTCTGGAGGCAACGGCTCGCGTTTTGAGCGAACGTGGCTATGCCGGAACCAACACGAATCTGGTCGCCGAGCGCGCAGGTGTTAGCGTGGGTTCCGTGTACCAGTACTTCCCGAACAAGGATTCGCTGATCACCGCACTGCATGAGCGGCATGCTGTAGAAATGCACGCGGCAATGGAGACAGTGCTGGCAAGGACGCCATCGCTGGGTTTGCGAGCGCAGTTGGCCGCCATCGTGCGCGCATGGGTGGCGGCTCATCAGGTGGCGCCAGAGTTGCATCGCGTGCTGGAGAAGGAGTTTCCATTCTTCGATGCACCGTCGGACCAGAGCCCCGCCGATCAAAGCATTCATAAGTGCGTTCGCCAGTTGCTGGAAGACCACCGGAACGAGTTGGTGCCGCAGGATCTGCATCTCGCAACCTGGATAATTCTGCAGAGCATGGAATCACTGATCCATGCTGCGGTCGTTCCGCCAGGCGCCCCACATCCGATCGAGAAGACCGAGCAGGCCATCATCGACATGCTGGCTGGCTACCTCCATGGCAGCAGCGGGGAGCGGCCTAGGCTCAAGTCACCTGACTCTTGCCGGGACGCATAG
- a CDS encoding siderophore-interacting protein, whose translation MQRITVGGEGMAELLDTEGINDPAAWVKVFLPSGEGRAYTVRSIDFAAGTLDLDFVLHGADANSGPASAWASHASVGEHLGIAGPRSGGFLLPGNASWVMLAGDATALPGIQSIASRLPADINVKIYAEVSSPEDQQPIDSPAKLRTQWIHAQAEHGLALCQSLLHRPLPTGAGYIWIAGESAAIRRLKMHYLQERDIPRHCLSAKGYWKAGEADHRDV comes from the coding sequence ATGCAACGAATCACGGTGGGTGGCGAAGGAATGGCCGAGCTTCTCGACACCGAGGGCATCAACGACCCTGCGGCCTGGGTCAAGGTCTTTCTTCCTTCTGGCGAGGGGCGCGCCTACACCGTGCGAAGTATTGATTTCGCAGCGGGCACCCTGGATCTGGATTTTGTACTGCATGGCGCAGATGCCAACTCCGGCCCCGCCTCTGCCTGGGCCTCTCACGCATCGGTTGGCGAACACCTGGGGATTGCCGGGCCACGCAGCGGCGGGTTCCTTCTGCCTGGCAATGCAAGCTGGGTCATGCTGGCGGGAGACGCAACCGCCCTGCCCGGCATTCAGAGCATTGCCAGCCGATTGCCCGCTGATATCAACGTAAAGATCTATGCGGAGGTGTCTTCGCCAGAAGATCAGCAGCCAATCGACAGCCCGGCCAAACTGCGCACCCAATGGATCCATGCACAAGCGGAGCACGGCCTCGCCCTGTGCCAGTCGCTGTTGCACCGCCCATTGCCAACAGGGGCCGGTTATATCTGGATAGCGGGAGAGTCGGCTGCCATCCGGAGACTGAAAATGCACTACCTGCAGGAGCGGGACATTCCTCGCCACTGCCTTAGCGCCAAGGGATACTGGAAAGCCGGAGAGGCCGATCACCGAGACGTATAG
- a CDS encoding AraC family transcriptional regulator — protein MHNIPLDSVDAVARPLLAIGTDYPPGTLLDTHTHRRAQVLYGMSGLMEVETDDGAWVIPPYSGVWIPAGKRHRVRMQGVSTRSLYIEPGAAPRAGARCEALVITPLLHQLLLASLAMPALYDEQGRDGALAQLLLHEVRLAQTMPLYAPIPQDGALAGMCKAFLKSPCIQVAPQEWADQLHKSLRTFTRLFRLQTGMSFGAWRQQACLLAALPRLTAGQSVTQVALDLGYDSPSAFSTMFRKRLGRVPSDFIRSAPSDPNP, from the coding sequence ATGCACAACATTCCTCTTGATTCTGTGGATGCAGTGGCGCGGCCTTTGCTGGCTATTGGCACTGACTATCCGCCCGGCACGCTGCTGGACACCCATACCCATCGTCGTGCGCAGGTGCTTTATGGGATGTCAGGGTTGATGGAGGTGGAAACCGACGATGGCGCGTGGGTCATTCCGCCCTACAGCGGGGTATGGATTCCAGCGGGCAAGCGGCATCGGGTACGCATGCAGGGCGTTAGCACGCGCAGCCTCTATATCGAGCCTGGTGCCGCCCCGAGAGCGGGCGCGCGTTGTGAGGCCCTGGTGATCACTCCGCTGCTGCATCAGCTGCTCCTGGCATCGCTTGCCATGCCTGCACTCTATGACGAGCAGGGGCGAGACGGCGCATTGGCCCAACTGCTTTTGCACGAGGTGCGTCTGGCACAGACCATGCCGCTATATGCACCGATTCCACAGGATGGGGCGCTTGCCGGGATGTGCAAGGCGTTCCTGAAATCTCCGTGCATTCAGGTGGCGCCACAGGAATGGGCGGATCAGTTGCACAAGAGCTTGCGCACTTTCACGAGGCTGTTCAGGCTGCAGACCGGAATGAGCTTTGGTGCCTGGAGGCAGCAGGCATGTTTGCTTGCTGCTCTGCCCAGGTTGACGGCGGGGCAATCGGTTACGCAGGTAGCACTTGATCTGGGTTACGACAGTCCCAGTGCGTTTTCGACCATGTTCCGCAAGCGGCTCGGGCGGGTGCCGAGCGATTTCATCCGGTCGGCACCTTCAGACCCGAATCCGTGA
- a CDS encoding sulfite exporter TauE/SafE family protein: protein MYFLLLFFGVLAGVTTVLFGFGGGFVVVPVLYSVLLAVYGADSEMGRAAMHVAVATSTCVMVFGAGMATLRHHKARTVPWRQVRPLMGYLALGAVPGAIAALMLSGSWMRWAFIIYLGLTILDSLLRPGFTRGAALQIRPLEKSVAAMAGLSIGAIAAFLGVGGSVMTVPLMRRRGASMTAATAAANPLSLPMAIVGSATYALLAWRAAALGAWHVGYIDVRACMALVLGSWVGIRLGSLWIGKIPDSIHAKVYVALLCTVLLVMLAS from the coding sequence ATGTATTTTCTGCTCTTGTTTTTTGGTGTGCTCGCTGGCGTTACTACCGTCTTGTTTGGTTTTGGAGGCGGCTTTGTCGTCGTTCCTGTCTTGTACTCGGTACTCTTGGCTGTGTATGGCGCCGATAGCGAAATGGGCCGGGCCGCCATGCATGTCGCCGTCGCCACCTCTACCTGCGTGATGGTTTTCGGGGCTGGAATGGCTACGCTGCGGCACCACAAGGCACGCACCGTGCCATGGAGGCAGGTGCGCCCACTCATGGGCTACCTCGCCCTTGGCGCGGTGCCCGGCGCCATTGCTGCGCTTATGCTGAGCGGTAGCTGGATGCGCTGGGCGTTCATCATTTATCTAGGGCTGACCATTCTCGACAGCCTCCTTCGCCCCGGCTTCACCCGGGGTGCCGCACTACAGATTCGCCCTCTGGAAAAATCCGTGGCGGCCATGGCCGGCCTGTCGATTGGCGCAATCGCGGCGTTTCTGGGTGTGGGCGGAAGCGTGATGACGGTTCCGCTGATGCGCCGCCGCGGTGCCAGCATGACGGCAGCAACAGCTGCCGCCAATCCACTGTCGCTGCCGATGGCCATCGTTGGCTCGGCCACCTATGCATTGCTCGCATGGCGTGCAGCTGCGCTGGGAGCATGGCATGTCGGTTATATCGATGTGCGTGCATGCATGGCTTTGGTACTGGGTTCGTGGGTTGGCATTCGGCTGGGCTCGCTATGGATCGGCAAGATTCCCGACAGCATCCACGCCAAGGTCTATGTTGCCTTGCTATGCACGGTTCTCCTGGTGATGTTGGCAAGCTAG
- a CDS encoding IS3 family transposase, whose product MEQWVKRTQRDYTLAFKLAVVDQVERGELTYRQAHERYGIQGASTVLVWLRKHGRQDWKAASSRGKGLQKMPESPKLLTPEQRIKELEVQLKEAREKAAFFEAVVNVLKRDYGVQVKKKACGQVLTQKLVKGLSVTRACRYMGISRQAHYKRLVCQRARSERDKAVVELASEERRHQPRIGTRKLLHLLKPPLEQAGIQIGRDALFVVLRQARMLVLPRHAYHKTTNSHHHYRRHPNLLKEGPTKTVASGCEQLWVADITYLPTKEKTAYLSLVTDAYSRKIVGWHVHDSLETKQVSQALKMALRQRRTDQPLVHHSDRGVQYCSAQYQRIHARHRITCSMTDGYDCYQNALAERVNGILKMEYLLQRPADLSQARTMVGESVRLYNERRPHLSLKYKTPDAVHRASLANQLGLEISRE is encoded by the coding sequence ATGGAACAGTGGGTTAAGAGAACGCAACGGGACTACACGCTGGCTTTTAAACTCGCAGTAGTCGATCAAGTAGAAAGAGGTGAGCTGACCTACCGGCAGGCCCATGAGCGGTACGGAATCCAGGGCGCCTCAACTGTACTGGTGTGGCTTCGCAAGCACGGACGGCAGGACTGGAAAGCTGCATCATCAAGGGGCAAAGGATTACAGAAGATGCCTGAATCGCCCAAGCTGCTGACTCCAGAGCAGCGCATCAAGGAGCTGGAAGTGCAGCTGAAAGAAGCCCGCGAGAAAGCGGCCTTCTTTGAAGCGGTAGTGAACGTGCTCAAGCGCGACTACGGAGTCCAAGTCAAAAAAAAAGCCTGCGGGCAAGTCCTCACGCAAAAGCTCGTCAAAGGGTTAAGCGTCACGAGGGCTTGCCGCTACATGGGAATCAGCCGCCAAGCGCACTACAAGCGCCTGGTCTGCCAGCGTGCACGCAGCGAGCGGGACAAGGCGGTGGTGGAGTTGGCCAGTGAAGAGAGGCGCCATCAGCCACGCATTGGCACGCGCAAACTGCTGCACTTGCTCAAGCCGCCGCTTGAACAGGCGGGAATCCAGATCGGGCGCGATGCACTGTTCGTTGTCCTGCGCCAAGCACGCATGCTGGTGCTGCCACGGCATGCGTACCACAAGACCACCAATAGCCATCATCACTACCGCAGGCACCCCAATCTACTCAAGGAGGGCCCGACCAAAACAGTGGCAAGTGGTTGTGAGCAGCTATGGGTCGCTGACATCACGTATCTACCCACCAAGGAGAAGACTGCCTATCTGAGCCTGGTGACCGATGCCTACTCGCGCAAGATCGTGGGCTGGCACGTGCACGATAGTCTGGAGACCAAGCAGGTCAGCCAAGCGTTGAAGATGGCACTGCGTCAGCGGCGAACAGATCAGCCGCTCGTACACCACTCTGATAGAGGTGTTCAGTACTGCTCGGCTCAATACCAGCGCATCCATGCACGCCACCGCATCACCTGCTCCATGACCGATGGCTACGATTGCTACCAAAACGCTCTGGCTGAGCGGGTCAATGGAATCCTCAAGATGGAATACTTGTTGCAACGACCTGCCGATCTCTCGCAGGCCCGCACCATGGTGGGCGAATCGGTACGGCTGTACAACGAGCGCCGGCCGCACCTGTCCCTAAAATACAAAACGCCCGATGCAGTACATCGGGCGTCTCTCGCCAACCAGCTTGGGCTGGAGATTAGTCGCGAATAG
- a CDS encoding recombination directionality factor — protein MIKGLMMTPPVVGRISIGRVVERNGKRLPEKDDEFTITTQVQSRNGWMLHPMDGILRRELEDRQLMANGVEVKELAYLPEELSAPAQAPATLRSKLAKRATDAKKTQAVASSSSNAEPDNVPEDAFSKTSTARTKLRSIPVKVLFNDPDLNLRANYTLFDRTTARPICVGDGQTCKRVTAKGIESMSCEGPDLCALAIDGGCKPFGRFHVRIDHPECQADALSTFVLRTTSINSMRTLLTRMQYLQAVSGGLLSFLPLEIRLRAKSTTMSRRTPIYYVDLGIRDGIALDAAIGQAISTAEHDCKTGRDQDALEQAARTGYALGLFEELSAEAAEIVQEFYPPSDEPAAADVPADVQPRMRQREVSHE, from the coding sequence ATGATCAAAGGACTGATGATGACCCCGCCCGTGGTAGGGCGTATTTCGATTGGCCGCGTCGTGGAACGCAATGGCAAGCGTCTTCCGGAAAAGGATGACGAGTTCACCATCACCACTCAGGTGCAAAGCCGCAATGGCTGGATGCTCCATCCCATGGATGGCATTCTGCGCAGGGAGCTGGAAGATCGGCAGTTGATGGCCAATGGAGTTGAAGTCAAAGAGCTTGCGTATTTGCCTGAAGAGCTTTCTGCACCGGCACAAGCGCCTGCAACGCTTCGCTCCAAGCTGGCGAAGCGAGCGACCGATGCCAAGAAAACCCAGGCAGTTGCATCGAGCAGTTCTAACGCTGAGCCCGATAACGTGCCTGAGGATGCATTTTCCAAAACGTCGACAGCGAGAACCAAGTTGCGCAGTATTCCGGTGAAGGTTTTGTTCAACGATCCCGATCTGAACCTTCGTGCGAACTACACCTTGTTTGACCGTACAACGGCACGGCCTATCTGCGTGGGCGATGGTCAAACCTGCAAACGCGTGACCGCCAAAGGCATTGAGTCGATGTCGTGTGAAGGCCCGGATCTCTGTGCCTTGGCGATCGACGGCGGATGCAAGCCCTTCGGTCGTTTCCATGTTCGCATTGATCATCCGGAATGTCAGGCGGATGCACTGAGTACTTTTGTGCTGCGAACGACGAGTATCAACTCCATGCGCACCTTGCTGACACGCATGCAGTATCTACAGGCAGTGAGTGGTGGTTTGCTTAGCTTTCTGCCATTGGAGATTCGTCTGCGCGCCAAGTCCACCACCATGTCCCGCAGAACACCCATCTACTATGTGGATCTCGGTATTCGAGATGGAATCGCTTTGGATGCCGCTATCGGCCAAGCCATATCGACTGCAGAGCATGACTGCAAAACCGGGCGGGATCAGGATGCGCTCGAACAAGCGGCAAGAACGGGCTATGCCTTGGGGTTGTTCGAGGAGTTGAGCGCAGAAGCTGCCGAGATCGTCCAGGAGTTCTATCCACCGAGCGACGAACCTGCCGCGGCAGACGTTCCAGCAGACGTTCAACCCAGAATGCGCCAGCGGGAGGTCAGTCATGAATGA
- a CDS encoding IS3 family transposase, with protein sequence MYSYEDRIRAVELYIKLGKRVRPTIRQLGYPTKNSLKGWYNEYQLKLDLSAGYAGREPKFSQAQKAAAIEHYLTHDRCIAATMRALGYPGRGTLTKWVREAFPEARRALVSSVGQRRYPESLKQAGVMELCTRQQSAQTVADKFGVCRPTLYNWKNQLLGREAPASMKHTDQSPQEREREELERQVEILRREVRQLRLEQDLLNKANELLKKGLGVDLQLLSNREKTLLIDALKEHYRLPELLAQLGLARSSYFYHRSRTVVGDKYLVVRQSLTEIFESNHRCYGYRRLQASLAREQGPISEKVVQRLMKQENLVVAKPKRRRFASYLGEISPAPDNIINRDFQAATPNEKWLTDITEFQIPAGKVYLSPIIDCFDGMVVSWTIGTSPDAELVNSMLDAAIETVADTSDRPVVHSDRGGHYRWPGWLSRMSEANLTRSMSRKACSPDNAACEGFFGRLKNELFYPRDWKGTTIEQFIEVVDSYIRWYNEKRIKISLGSLSPVEYRASLGLAA encoded by the coding sequence ATGTATTCCTACGAAGATCGAATCCGAGCCGTTGAGCTCTACATCAAGCTGGGCAAGCGCGTCAGGCCCACCATCCGGCAGCTGGGCTATCCGACGAAGAATTCTTTGAAGGGTTGGTACAACGAGTACCAACTCAAGCTCGACTTGTCCGCTGGCTACGCAGGCCGTGAACCGAAGTTCTCGCAGGCGCAGAAGGCCGCAGCCATCGAGCACTACCTCACCCATGACCGATGCATCGCGGCCACCATGAGGGCGCTGGGCTACCCCGGTCGTGGAACGCTTACCAAATGGGTGCGTGAGGCATTCCCTGAGGCCAGAAGGGCTCTGGTTAGCAGTGTGGGTCAACGAAGGTATCCCGAGAGCTTGAAGCAAGCGGGAGTCATGGAGCTTTGCACTCGGCAGCAAAGTGCGCAAACAGTGGCTGATAAGTTCGGCGTATGCCGGCCAACGTTGTACAACTGGAAGAACCAGCTGCTGGGACGTGAGGCACCCGCATCAATGAAACACACCGATCAATCACCGCAGGAGCGAGAGCGCGAAGAACTCGAGCGCCAGGTTGAGATACTGCGCCGCGAAGTCAGGCAACTGCGCCTTGAGCAGGACCTCTTGAACAAGGCCAATGAACTGTTAAAAAAAGGTCTGGGCGTCGATCTGCAGCTCCTGTCCAACCGGGAGAAGACACTGCTGATTGACGCCCTCAAGGAGCACTACCGCCTGCCAGAGCTCCTCGCACAGTTGGGTCTTGCACGCAGCTCGTACTTCTACCATCGGTCCCGCACAGTGGTCGGCGACAAGTACCTTGTGGTGCGCCAGTCCCTTACCGAGATCTTTGAGTCCAACCACCGCTGCTACGGCTACCGCAGGCTGCAAGCCTCTCTGGCCAGAGAGCAAGGCCCGATCTCCGAGAAAGTGGTGCAGCGGCTGATGAAGCAAGAGAATCTGGTCGTCGCAAAGCCCAAGCGGCGCAGGTTCGCGTCCTACCTCGGCGAGATCAGCCCGGCACCAGATAACATCATCAACCGTGACTTCCAGGCGGCCACCCCAAATGAAAAGTGGCTCACGGACATTACAGAATTCCAGATCCCAGCAGGCAAGGTGTACCTGTCACCCATCATCGATTGCTTCGACGGCATGGTGGTGAGCTGGACCATTGGAACGAGCCCGGACGCAGAGCTGGTCAACTCAATGCTGGATGCAGCTATTGAGACAGTGGCAGACACAAGCGATCGTCCAGTGGTCCACTCTGATCGTGGTGGCCACTACCGTTGGCCAGGCTGGCTCTCTAGGATGAGCGAGGCGAACCTCACCCGCTCGATGTCTCGCAAGGCCTGCTCTCCTGACAACGCGGCTTGCGAAGGCTTCTTCGGCCGCCTCAAGAACGAGTTGTTCTATCCTCGGGACTGGAAGGGCACGACCATCGAGCAGTTCATTGAGGTGGTCGACTCGTACATCCGCTGGTACAACGAGAAGCGGATCAAGATATCCCTTGGCTCTCTCAGCCCTGTTGAATACCGGGCGAGCCTTGGACTTGCGGCGTAA
- a CDS encoding CHC2 zinc finger domain-containing protein, whose translation MPRIDYDRLLASVPIDEVAKRLGMELRVETSTKAKALCPFHDDKTPSLLIDSSRDHGRQHFHCFACGAHGDAIDLVKERLNVGFREAVEWLSSGFAIGSTGKPANTRRSKSSSGLEASSGLELALSMYQRGSSAERLDAWITERNLDPAIIRRAGFAHASSNFLSGRLDAEKDGSRRRERAGLLEDAYLIRRLFPGVKAALHLPLNAGDASSTKYSDFFVGERVVFPLYDDQKQLVGLGARSVGDPGGSVSPKYQFTRGFAKARVLYRAEHAFEMLRQGAKQGKKEQSLYLCEGFLDALRLESVGLDAVAVMGSALSEQQVQLIKFLCNSLPGQATTVTVNVCFDRDEAGLRGAADACLKLLAAGLDCNFCWPTDARLDEVGVPTEHAKDPNDYLAALSAGMATDLLKRSTYNASLAILAFAFGTTADDTLNDSTWLAAPRSRRMRAFTRASGQLRRVAGKDAASLIQIGSPTEGSPHSVQALMDWAAHLAEAKADAHGSLSEEFLNDARARLNHARLLAYMGSKRGELPCDEPRWERLDIAATAFNALLVERLRSRNTEPVGSYDAVWVPRTFGGSDPRLKMMPRPEDLTVDFHANLTHRGCGRKLGLPGGSSCIPTKIESEPLSSTSSWASASGPPSGSWAIRRRIL comes from the coding sequence GTGCCAAGAATCGACTACGACAGGCTTCTTGCCAGCGTTCCAATCGATGAAGTTGCGAAGCGTCTAGGCATGGAGCTACGCGTTGAAACCAGCACAAAGGCGAAGGCTCTATGCCCATTCCACGATGACAAGACGCCGTCTTTGCTCATCGACTCAAGCCGAGACCACGGCCGACAGCACTTCCACTGCTTCGCCTGCGGCGCACACGGCGATGCAATTGACCTAGTCAAGGAACGTCTCAATGTCGGCTTCAGAGAAGCCGTAGAGTGGCTGTCCAGCGGCTTTGCAATCGGCTCGACGGGCAAGCCTGCAAACACGCGCCGGTCGAAGAGTAGTAGCGGATTAGAGGCCAGTTCGGGCCTTGAGCTGGCACTGAGCATGTATCAACGCGGCTCTAGTGCTGAACGCCTTGACGCATGGATAACTGAGCGGAATCTCGACCCAGCGATCATTCGGCGGGCCGGCTTCGCACATGCGAGCAGCAACTTCCTGTCCGGACGACTTGATGCGGAGAAGGATGGATCTAGAAGGCGCGAACGAGCAGGACTTCTGGAGGACGCCTATCTCATAAGGCGACTGTTCCCAGGCGTCAAAGCGGCGCTGCATCTGCCGCTCAACGCGGGCGACGCATCGTCGACCAAGTACAGCGATTTCTTCGTTGGTGAGCGTGTCGTCTTTCCGCTGTACGACGACCAGAAGCAACTGGTCGGCCTGGGGGCTAGATCTGTAGGCGATCCCGGCGGATCAGTCAGCCCGAAGTACCAGTTCACCCGCGGCTTCGCGAAGGCGCGAGTCCTCTATCGCGCCGAGCACGCCTTTGAAATGCTACGACAAGGTGCAAAGCAGGGAAAGAAGGAGCAGTCGCTCTATCTGTGCGAGGGGTTTCTGGACGCGCTGAGGCTAGAAAGTGTCGGTCTCGATGCGGTCGCCGTCATGGGTAGCGCGCTGAGCGAGCAGCAAGTCCAACTGATCAAGTTCTTGTGCAATAGCTTGCCTGGTCAGGCGACCACGGTGACCGTGAACGTCTGCTTCGATAGAGACGAAGCCGGCCTGAGGGGCGCCGCCGACGCATGCTTGAAGCTGTTGGCGGCCGGTCTGGACTGCAATTTCTGTTGGCCGACCGATGCGAGATTGGATGAAGTGGGCGTGCCAACAGAACACGCCAAGGATCCGAACGACTACCTTGCAGCGCTATCTGCTGGGATGGCGACTGATCTTTTGAAGCGCTCTACGTACAACGCATCGCTGGCAATTCTTGCATTCGCATTCGGCACAACCGCAGACGACACGCTCAATGACTCGACATGGCTAGCGGCGCCTCGCTCGCGAAGGATGCGTGCCTTCACGCGTGCATCAGGGCAACTGAGGCGAGTTGCCGGCAAAGATGCCGCTTCGCTCATCCAGATCGGCAGTCCGACCGAGGGGAGCCCACACAGCGTTCAAGCTCTAATGGACTGGGCGGCTCACCTAGCCGAAGCCAAGGCGGACGCGCATGGCTCGTTGTCAGAAGAGTTTCTCAACGACGCTCGGGCCCGACTGAACCATGCTCGCCTTCTGGCCTACATGGGCTCGAAGCGAGGCGAGCTTCCTTGTGATGAGCCACGTTGGGAGCGTCTTGACATCGCTGCGACGGCGTTCAATGCGCTTCTGGTAGAGCGCTTGAGAAGCCGAAATACCGAGCCAGTGGGTTCCTATGACGCAGTTTGGGTTCCTAGAACCTTCGGGGGATCAGACCCACGGCTCAAGATGATGCCGAGACCAGAGGACCTCACTGTTGATTTCCACGCAAACCTGACCCACCGGGGATGCGGACGAAAACTTGGACTACCAGGAGGTAGTTCATGTATTCCTACGAAGATCGAATCCGAGCCGTTGAGCTCTACATCAAGCTGGGCAAGCGCGTCAGGCCCACCATCCGGCAGCTGGGCTATCCGACGAAGAATTCTTTGA
- a CDS encoding tyrosine-type recombinase/integrase, giving the protein MLTDKQCKNATCPPDKKRARFTDSLGLYLEVSPSGSKRWFWKTYFDGKEGRMALGSYPAQSLADARKARDIAKLKKADGVDPIQERKLEKLKGSRSDGDTFQAIALEWHGRQVDQWSDAHAGRTKRQLERDLFPWIGERQMANIEPMELLATLQKIEERGALETADRALMLCRQIWRYWLPTAGNTQRDITVGLKNRLTPYRGTNFPAIVEPKRFGELLRAMHVYKGSHTVRTALLLAPLLYQRPGNLRTMEWAEVDLDAALWTIPSMKMKRTKVEKEQGEPHVVPLPTQAVELLRNLQAFTGRGIYAFPGQRDHERPMSDNSVRSALYSLGFGTEQSWHGFRASARTMLVDQLDLDPLAIEANLAHAVKDSNGRSYNRTQYLKKRYDQVQMWADYLDRLRLGAEVVPLVRQA; this is encoded by the coding sequence ATGTTGACTGACAAACAATGCAAGAACGCCACCTGCCCACCAGATAAGAAGCGAGCGCGCTTCACCGACTCGCTTGGCCTGTACCTGGAGGTAAGTCCATCGGGTTCCAAGCGCTGGTTTTGGAAAACGTACTTTGATGGCAAGGAAGGGCGAATGGCGCTGGGGAGCTATCCTGCTCAGAGCCTGGCTGATGCGCGTAAAGCTCGCGATATCGCCAAATTGAAAAAGGCAGATGGTGTTGATCCCATTCAAGAACGCAAGCTTGAAAAACTGAAGGGCTCCCGAAGTGATGGAGATACCTTTCAGGCCATTGCCCTCGAATGGCATGGCAGGCAGGTTGATCAATGGAGTGACGCCCATGCAGGGCGTACGAAGCGCCAATTGGAGCGTGACCTGTTTCCCTGGATTGGTGAGCGGCAAATGGCCAATATTGAGCCAATGGAGTTGCTCGCAACACTGCAAAAAATTGAAGAGCGTGGTGCCTTGGAAACGGCGGATCGTGCCCTGATGCTGTGTCGTCAGATTTGGCGCTACTGGTTGCCTACAGCAGGGAACACCCAGCGTGATATCACGGTCGGATTGAAGAACCGACTGACTCCGTACCGGGGAACAAACTTCCCCGCAATTGTTGAGCCAAAGCGGTTTGGTGAATTGCTGCGCGCAATGCATGTCTACAAAGGCAGTCACACCGTGCGAACGGCGCTTTTGCTGGCACCTTTGTTATACCAGCGTCCTGGAAACCTTCGCACGATGGAATGGGCAGAAGTGGACCTTGATGCCGCGCTTTGGACAATTCCCAGCATGAAGATGAAGCGCACGAAGGTAGAAAAGGAGCAGGGAGAGCCACATGTGGTTCCGCTACCGACGCAGGCTGTAGAGCTGTTGCGAAACCTGCAAGCTTTTACGGGGCGTGGCATTTATGCTTTCCCAGGGCAGCGTGACCATGAAAGGCCGATGTCCGATAACTCTGTTCGCAGTGCTCTGTATTCGCTAGGGTTTGGAACGGAGCAGTCATGGCATGGTTTTCGTGCCAGCGCTCGGACGATGCTGGTTGACCAGTTAGATCTTGATCCTTTGGCCATCGAAGCCAATCTGGCTCACGCGGTCAAAGACTCCAACGGGCGCAGCTATAACCGGACTCAGTATCTAAAAAAGCGGTATGATCAAGTCCAGATGTGGGCAGATTACCTTGACCGGCTGCGTTTAGGCGCCGAGGTTGTTCCTCTGGTGCGACAGGCGTGA
- a CDS encoding HAD-IA family hydrolase, with the protein MSLGRLKNSIQAILFDLDGTLIDSAPDLGAAADQMRVVRGLPSLPMADYRPFAGSGARGMLRVAFGLHPEDEQFPVMREEFFQNYERRMTQDTTVFDGVSEMLANIVTRQLQWGVVTNKSKRFTEPLSQQMSLFATAGAVVSGDTTPHAKPHPEPLFEAARRIGVAPESCVYVGDDERDILAGKAAGMYTVAAVYGYLGEKQSVAHWQADDVIESPHELLKRLNLS; encoded by the coding sequence ATGTCGCTCGGCCGCCTGAAAAATTCCATCCAAGCCATCTTGTTTGATCTTGACGGTACCTTGATCGACAGTGCCCCTGACCTGGGGGCTGCGGCGGACCAGATGCGCGTGGTGCGTGGCTTGCCCTCGCTGCCTATGGCGGATTACCGTCCTTTTGCAGGCTCAGGCGCAAGAGGAATGCTGCGTGTTGCCTTTGGTCTGCACCCGGAAGATGAGCAATTCCCCGTCATGCGTGAAGAGTTCTTTCAGAACTACGAACGCCGTATGACGCAGGACACCACGGTTTTCGATGGTGTTTCAGAAATGTTGGCAAATATCGTGACACGCCAATTGCAGTGGGGCGTGGTTACCAACAAGTCCAAGCGTTTTACGGAGCCCTTGTCCCAGCAGATGAGCCTGTTTGCGACGGCGGGGGCAGTCGTCAGTGGCGACACCACGCCGCACGCCAAGCCACATCCTGAACCCTTGTTTGAAGCGGCTCGCCGTATTGGTGTTGCGCCTGAGTCGTGTGTATACGTGGGCGACGATGAGCGCGACATCCTGGCAGGCAAGGCGGCAGGCATGTATACCGTGGCTGCTGTCTATGGCTACCTGGGCGAAAAGCAATCTGTTGCCCATTGGCAGGCAGATGATGTCATCGAATCTCCCCACGAGCTCTTGAAACGGCTGAATCTGTCCTAA